The proteins below are encoded in one region of Corvus hawaiiensis isolate bCorHaw1 chromosome 3, bCorHaw1.pri.cur, whole genome shotgun sequence:
- the NKX2-4 gene encoding homeobox protein Nkx-2.4 isoform X2 codes for MSLSPKHTTPFSVTDILSPMEESYKKFGGMDGAGGLGAPLGPYRQAPVPAAAAAAVPQHVPAGAAAYHMPHGVSQFPHGAVGGYCNGGLGNVGELPAYPEGMRGGAAAGGGWYGPGGDPRYSSISRFMGPSAGMNVAGMGGLSGIAEGAKGIVPLHAAPRRKRRVLFSQAQVYELERRFKQQKYLSAPEREHLASLIHLTPTQVKIWFQNHRYKMKRQAKDKAAAQQLHPDGGGGGGGGGGGLCQQPSPRRVAVPVLVKDGKPCPPPGSGTPGPGQAAPAPPAAAPAADLEELSPSPPALHGPVAPLAPLDSAGVDYNGGMVSPNLLYGRTW; via the exons aTGTCGCTGAGCCCCAAGCACACGACGCCCTTCTCGGTCACCGACATCCTCAGCCCGATGGAGGAGAGCTACAAGAAGTTCGGCGGCATGGACGGGGCGGGCGGGCTGGGCGCGCCCCTCGGGCCGTACCGCCAGGCGCCCgtgcccgccgccgccgccgccgccgtcccgCAGCACGTCCCCGCGGGCGCGGCCGCCTACCACATGCCCCACGGCGTCTCGCAGTTCCCGCACGGCGCCGTCGGGGGCTACTGCAACGGCGGGCTGGGCAACGTGGGCGAGCTGCCCGCCTACCCCGAGGGGAtgcggggcggcgcggcggcgggcggcggctggtACGGGCCCGGCGGCGACCCCCGCTACTCCAGCA TCTCCAGGTTCATGGGCCCGTCGGCGGGGATGAACGTGGCCGGGATGGGCGGCCTGAGCGGCATCGCCGAGGGCGCCAAGGGCATCGTGCCGCTGCACGCGGCGCCgcggaggaagaggagggtgcTCTTCTCGCAGGCGCAGGTCTACGAGCTGGAGCGGCGCTTCAAGCAGCAGAAGTACCTGTCGGCGCCGGAGCGGGAGCACCTGGCCAGCCTGATCCACCTCACCCCCACGCAGGTGAAGATCTGGTTCCAGAACCACCGCTACAAAATGAAGCGCCAGGCCAAGGACAAGGCGGCCGCCCAGCAGTTGCACCccgacggcggcggcggcggcggcggaggcggcggcgggctgtgccagcagccctCGCCGCGCCGCGTGGCCGTGCCGGTGCTGGTGAAGGACGGCAAACCCTGCCCGCCGCCGGGCAGCGGCACCCCGGGCCCCGGGCAGgccgcccccgcgccccccgccgccgcgccc GCGGCCGACCTGGAGGAGCTGTCGCCCAGCCCGCCGGCGCTGCACGGCCCCGTGGCCCCCCTGGCCCCCCTGGACTCGGCCGGCGTCGACTACAACGGCGGCATGGTCAGCCCCAACCTGCTCTACGGCAGGACGTGGTAA
- the NKX2-4 gene encoding homeobox protein Nkx-2.4 isoform X1: protein MSLSPKHTTPFSVTDILSPMEESYKKFGGMDGAGGLGAPLGPYRQAPVPAAAAAAVPQHVPAGAAAYHMPHGVSQFPHGAVGGYCNGGLGNVGELPAYPEGMRGGAAAGGGWYGPGGDPRYSSISRFMGPSAGMNVAGMGGLSGIAEGAKGIVPLHAAPRRKRRVLFSQAQVYELERRFKQQKYLSAPEREHLASLIHLTPTQVKIWFQNHRYKMKRQAKDKAAAQQLHPDGGGGGGGGGGGLCQQPSPRRVAVPVLVKDGKPCPPPGSGTPGPGQAAPAPPAAAPAGHPHPGSLGQAADLEELSPSPPALHGPVAPLAPLDSAGVDYNGGMVSPNLLYGRTW from the exons aTGTCGCTGAGCCCCAAGCACACGACGCCCTTCTCGGTCACCGACATCCTCAGCCCGATGGAGGAGAGCTACAAGAAGTTCGGCGGCATGGACGGGGCGGGCGGGCTGGGCGCGCCCCTCGGGCCGTACCGCCAGGCGCCCgtgcccgccgccgccgccgccgccgtcccgCAGCACGTCCCCGCGGGCGCGGCCGCCTACCACATGCCCCACGGCGTCTCGCAGTTCCCGCACGGCGCCGTCGGGGGCTACTGCAACGGCGGGCTGGGCAACGTGGGCGAGCTGCCCGCCTACCCCGAGGGGAtgcggggcggcgcggcggcgggcggcggctggtACGGGCCCGGCGGCGACCCCCGCTACTCCAGCA TCTCCAGGTTCATGGGCCCGTCGGCGGGGATGAACGTGGCCGGGATGGGCGGCCTGAGCGGCATCGCCGAGGGCGCCAAGGGCATCGTGCCGCTGCACGCGGCGCCgcggaggaagaggagggtgcTCTTCTCGCAGGCGCAGGTCTACGAGCTGGAGCGGCGCTTCAAGCAGCAGAAGTACCTGTCGGCGCCGGAGCGGGAGCACCTGGCCAGCCTGATCCACCTCACCCCCACGCAGGTGAAGATCTGGTTCCAGAACCACCGCTACAAAATGAAGCGCCAGGCCAAGGACAAGGCGGCCGCCCAGCAGTTGCACCccgacggcggcggcggcggcggcggaggcggcggcgggctgtgccagcagccctCGCCGCGCCGCGTGGCCGTGCCGGTGCTGGTGAAGGACGGCAAACCCTGCCCGCCGCCGGGCAGCGGCACCCCGGGCCCCGGGCAGgccgcccccgcgccccccgccgccgcgcccgccgggCACCCGCACCCCGGCTCGCTGGGGCAGGCGGCCGACCTGGAGGAGCTGTCGCCCAGCCCGCCGGCGCTGCACGGCCCCGTGGCCCCCCTGGCCCCCCTGGACTCGGCCGGCGTCGACTACAACGGCGGCATGGTCAGCCCCAACCTGCTCTACGGCAGGACGTGGTAA